DNA from Sulfurimonas gotlandica GD1:
ATAAATAAAGCATTAAGGGCATTGGACGCTACTAATAGAGAAATATGGATGATAGGTGATACAAAATTAGACCTGATTTCAGCAAAAAATGCAGGGGTAAATTCCATAGGTGTTTTGAGTGGATATGATAATTATGATATTTTAAAACAACACACAGATGTGATATTTAGTGATGTGCTTGAAGCTGTAAAATATCTCCAAAAGAGGAAAAAAACACACATTTCCTTTACTTCGTAATAAAGTGTATTATTTCAAGCTATATTTAAGAGCAACTTCCCTAAAATACATCTAATTAGAACTGAAGATTCTTATGTATTAAAAGAAGGAGAATTTATGCTAGAAATTAGATGGCATAGTCGTGCTGGACAGGGTGCTGTTACAGGAGCAAAAGGTTTAGCAGATGTTATTTCTACAACAGGTAAGCATGTACAAGCATTCGCATTTTATGGATCTGCTAAGCGTGGAGCTGCAATGACAGCATATAATCGTGTTGATGATGCGATGATTATGAATCATGAAAAGTATATGGAACCAGACTTCGTTTTCGTAATTGACCCTGCGTTAATTTATACAAGTGATGTTACTGTAAATCATAAAGAGAGTACAAAATATATTATTACTACTCACCTAAGTAAAGAAGAGCTTGTTAAATCTCAACCAAAACTAGAAGGTAAAGAAGTTTATACTGTTGATTGTATCACAATTGCAAATGAAACTATTGGTCGCCCAATTCCAAACACACCGATGCTTGGTGCATTTATGAAAGTCTCCGAGATGTATGATATAGAATTTTTTAAAGATAGTATGAAAAGAATTCTCGGAAAATTACCACAAAAGATAATTGACTCAAATATGATCGCAATTCAGCGCGCTTACGATGAAGTGAAATAAGGGATTTATGATGATTAAAAAAGGATGGGATGAATTCGAAATCGGAGCTATGCTTCGTACTTTCGATGGAAGTATTAACGATATAGCTGGAACAAGTCAAGATGATCGTTCTTACTCAGAAAATAGTTCTTATACTGCAAGTGTAGCTGATTGGAGACTAATCAAACCGGTATTTAATAAAGATTACTGTATTGATTGTCAATTTTGTTGGATATATTGTCCAGATGTTTCAATCATTTCTAGAGACAAGAAAATGATTGGTGTTGACATGGATCACTGTAAAGGCTGTGGAATTTGTGTAGAAGTTTGTCCGACAAACCCTAAATCACTTTTAATGTTCCCAGAACAAGCAGAAGAAGAGGCAGAGATAGCATCATGGCCTGCAAAAGATGAGGAGAAATAGTAATGGCATTTGATAAAATGGAATTAAAAGATATTGAAGTATGGGATGGTAACTTTGCAGCAGCTCAAGCTTTGAGACAGTGTCAAATAGACGTTGTTGCTGCTTACCCAATTACTCCATCAACTCCAATTGTTGAAGGTTATGCAAAATTCTTAGCAGATAACTATGTTGAGGGTGAATTCGTAATGGTTGAGTCTGAGCATGCTGCAATGTCAGGATGTATCGGTGCTGCTGCTGCTGGTGGTCGTGTTGCAACTGCAACATCATCTCAAGGTTTTGCTTTAATGGTAGAGACTCTATACCAAGCATCTGGTATGCGTTTACCAATCGTTTTAAACGTTGTAAACCGTGCACTTGCTGCTCCTCTAAATGTTAATGGTGACCACTCAGATATGTATCTTGGTCGTGATAGC
Protein-coding regions in this window:
- a CDS encoding pyruvate flavodoxin oxidoreductase subunit gamma, with the translated sequence MLEIRWHSRAGQGAVTGAKGLADVISTTGKHVQAFAFYGSAKRGAAMTAYNRVDDAMIMNHEKYMEPDFVFVIDPALIYTSDVTVNHKESTKYIITTHLSKEELVKSQPKLEGKEVYTVDCITIANETIGRPIPNTPMLGAFMKVSEMYDIEFFKDSMKRILGKLPQKIIDSNMIAIQRAYDEVK
- a CDS encoding 4Fe-4S dicluster-binding protein — encoded protein: MIKKGWDEFEIGAMLRTFDGSINDIAGTSQDDRSYSENSSYTASVADWRLIKPVFNKDYCIDCQFCWIYCPDVSIISRDKKMIGVDMDHCKGCGICVEVCPTNPKSLLMFPEQAEEEAEIASWPAKDEEK